TGGCGATGCGTCAACTCCTCGAATATCTCGACGACCCACGGTTCGACCGCGTGATCGTCGACACCGCGCCGACGGGCCACACCTTGCGGCTGCTCGAACTACCAGAGATTATGGATTCGATGGTGGGGAAGGTCATGAAGATGCGCCAGCGAATGCAGGGGATGTTCGACGGACTCAAAGGCATGTTCGGCGGCGGCAGCGACGACCCTGACCCCTCGGCTGATCTCGAACAGCTGCAAGACCGGATTGAACGACTCCGGGGCGTGCTTCGTGATCCAAACCAAACCGATTTCCGAGTGGTGATGATTCCCGAAGAGATGAGCGTCGTCGAATCCGAGCGACTGGTCGACCAACTCGCATCCTTCGAGATACCGGTCCAGACGCTCGTCGTCAACCGGGTGATGGAGAACCTCGCCGACATCACTGACCGCGAGGTCGACCCCGAGTGGATCGTGACTCCGAATCTTGACGACTGTGAGTTCTGCCAGCGACGGTGGCAAGTCCAGCAAAACGCCCTCCAGCAGTCGACTGATCTGTTCCGCAACCGCGATGTCAAGCGTGTCCCACTGCTGGCCGACGAGGTTCGCGGCG
This sequence is a window from Halohasta litchfieldiae. Protein-coding genes within it:
- a CDS encoding ArsA family ATPase, translated to MSDIDVEPVDKVAEDESVDTGPMEADEGPQPVEVTATETDLPAGIEAPEYVLYGGKGGVGKTTMAAATALSSAAGGASTLVVSTDPAHSLSDTLETRIPPTPTRIREDLPLWAAEIDPDDAMGEGMFGTEEDPLGGMGEMGDQLGPMGDMLGGGEDGDEGMGGMAGMMGMGGSMPGADEAVAMRQLLEYLDDPRFDRVIVDTAPTGHTLRLLELPEIMDSMVGKVMKMRQRMQGMFDGLKGMFGGGSDDPDPSADLEQLQDRIERLRGVLRDPNQTDFRVVMIPEEMSVVESERLVDQLASFEIPVQTLVVNRVMENLADITDREVDPEWIVTPNLDDCEFCQRRWQVQQNALQQSTDLFRNRDVKRVPLLADEVRGEAALRVVAACLA